The genomic DNA TAACTTAGGTTATAGCTACAACTATTTGTTCGTGAACTTATTTGAATCATGGACTCCGGAGACTTGACATGAAAAACCTGCTATTCCTCTCAATTCTGGTTCTCGCTGCTCAGATATGCAAGGCACAGGAATCGACAGGCCGTCTGGAAGGGATTATCGTAAGAAGCCAAACTAACGAATCCCTGGAAGGGGCAAATGTCACGCTGGTTGGCACGCAAAAAGGGGACGCCACAGATAAGAAGGGCACCTTCAAGATTGAGCAAATCCGTCCGGGAAAATATGAAGTAAAGATTCAACTAATCGGCTATAGAACACATCACCAAAAGATTCAAATTCAGCCAGACAAGACGACCAAAATATATCTCACTCTTGAACCTGCGGTTCTCGACGCCCCTGAAGTTACTGTTGAAGGCGAACGAGTTGAGGACATCCGCTTACAAGTTAGCCCCCCGTCTTTTAAACTGGAACCCAATGAGGTGAAAGAGATGGCCGGCGCGTTCGAAGATGTAATGCGCTCGGTTTTCAGCTTGCCGGGGGTACAGGCGACCAGTGATTTTGGCAATCAATTTATTGTCCGGGGAGGAGGGCCGGATCAAAACCTAGTTCTTGTGGATGATGTCGAGATCTTCAATCCCTACCGAAACAGCGGTATGCCAAGTTTAATCAACCCAAGCATAGTAAGGGAAGTCAACCTTTATGCTGGTGCTTTTCCGGCCCTTTTTGGTGACCGCCTTTCATCGGTACTGACCGTCCACACCCGCGATGGCTCGACCCAGAAATGGCTTTCCGGACAAATCGGGTTGAATCTGGTAAATGCAAACTTCCTGTTTGAAGGAAAGGCGCCACTTTGGAACGGCTCATGGTTGGTCAGCAATCGCCGGACCTACAATCAACTCTTCGCAGAATCGTATGCAAAACGTCTGACTTCAAATAATGTGGCTTTGCCGGACTTTGAAGATTGGCACATCAAAGTTGCGCTGCACCCGAGCCCAAAGCACAGGCTGCAATTCCACAGTATTTTGGGAAGTAACAACCAGGCTTTCCTCATAAAAGAAGATCTGGGAGAACAAGATTCAGAACGCGAGACGCTCGACGGCGATGACAAGATAAAAACGAATATTGTCGGTGGCTCCTGGAACTACCTCTTATCTCAGCGCTTTCAAACAAAAATTTACGCGAATTGGTATAAGAATAGCGGTAACAGCAGCTTCGCTGGTGACTTTCTTCCGGCAAACGATGGGGCAGCATTGCGGTTTGCCACAGGGTTTGCAACCGAACCTCCTCCCGTGTTTAGTGGTGGGGACTCCGTATTTGTGTTTGCGCATGATCAACGGTTTGATTTTCGCAAACTTGCATTCGGAGGCTGGTTGGTCTATGAGCATGGCCGCCATGTCATCGAATCAGGGTTCGGATTTGATTTTTTGAAAAACTCAATTGACAGCCAATTGAGTTTTAGCGAGTTTGGAAAGGTGGTTTTCGACGCATTGCAAACAGCTCCAAATTTTTTTGGAGCCCTTGGAGACTCTATCGATCAAAGAAAATCTTACCACCGATCTAATATCTATGTGCAGGACAAATGGACAGTATTGGGCGGCAAAGCTTTCGTTCAGCCGGGCTTGCGATTTGATTATTATGATTTAATTAAACGCGGCTATGTATCGCCGAGATTGAAGGCTTCTTATCATGTCAATGCCGAAACCACCATCAGTGCGGCCTGGGGTATCTATCGACAAAGCCCGGGCTTCGAGAAACTGCTCGATGGCGGGCGCGTGTTCGATCTATTAAAGTTTGAAGATTTGTCAGAATTATCAGCTGAGAAAGCGGTTCACAACG from candidate division KSB1 bacterium includes the following:
- a CDS encoding TonB-dependent receptor, with protein sequence MKNLLFLSILVLAAQICKAQESTGRLEGIIVRSQTNESLEGANVTLVGTQKGDATDKKGTFKIEQIRPGKYEVKIQLIGYRTHHQKIQIQPDKTTKIYLTLEPAVLDAPEVTVEGERVEDIRLQVSPPSFKLEPNEVKEMAGAFEDVMRSVFSLPGVQATSDFGNQFIVRGGGPDQNLVLVDDVEIFNPYRNSGMPSLINPSIVREVNLYAGAFPALFGDRLSSVLTVHTRDGSTQKWLSGQIGLNLVNANFLFEGKAPLWNGSWLVSNRRTYNQLFAESYAKRLTSNNVALPDFEDWHIKVALHPSPKHRLQFHSILGSNNQAFLIKEDLGEQDSERETLDGDDKIKTNIVGGSWNYLLSQRFQTKIYANWYKNSGNSSFAGDFLPANDGAALRFATGFATEPPPVFSGGDSVFVFAHDQRFDFRKLAFGGWLVYEHGRHVIESGFGFDFLKNSIDSQLSFSEFGKVVFDALQTAPNFFGALGDSIDQRKSYHRSNIYVQDKWTVLGGKAFVQPGLRFDYYDLIKRGYVSPRLKASYHVNAETTISAAWGIYRQSPGFEKLLDGGRVFDLLKFEDLSELSAEKAVHNVFAVQRQFGDQWHLTVETYYKRFDDLIDQTIELVERPVAVYLAGQPGLPDSYRVEKELVFKKNPKAVNDVTGNAYGLDVRLEKGVSQVSDCLSGWLSYSFGKSMRTQTFDDRRMSYPYDFDRRHSVDVVLNQRIGPKLTLGLTWRHGTGFPYTPALAVEPLVAEVASDPSNPDLIKPTILTDPETGAARFVPTFGGPENINSRRYPDYQRLDVRMTYSTKWLHSEWQFYLDFVNLLNRKNVLLFRSIVRTEIDESLPQSLQFLRVRAFEEPVNLYPFIPSFGVHVAF